A genomic region of Eriocheir sinensis breed Jianghai 21 chromosome 42, ASM2467909v1, whole genome shotgun sequence contains the following coding sequences:
- the LOC127009807 gene encoding uncharacterized protein LOC127009807 isoform X2 has protein sequence MQGRMTSTNTPTHSGVRPHESREISIHWCGFCSEDFLGPRECKEHISKEHPSRRPRGGGPGQHTPRGSQVKYPPQPGTLMGHRKARSPGQEETTGPGGGGGEEGEEVEGKRKVRTPRALQEQFWLQKQRPKPVCSVEVEKKHKSSLSTCKYYKFSSEANLRPIGSATEAGAGRAARGASPAPSVASGVISGRWVSFTSARITRWT, from the exons atgcagggaaggatgacctcaacaaatacacccacacactctggtgtaagacctcatgaaagcc GGGAGATCAGCATCCATTGGTGTGGGTTCTGCTCCGAGGACTTCCTGGGCCCGAGGGAGTGCAAGGAACATATAAGTAAG GAGCACCCCAGCAGGAGGCCGCGGGGGGGTGGTCCGGGGCAGCACACCCCCCGGGGCAGCCAGGTGAAGTACCCGCCCCAGCCCGGCACACTCATGGGCCACAGGAAGGCACGCTCACCTGGCCAG GAAGAGACTACAGgtccaggtggaggtggaggagaggagggggaggaggtggagggcaagaggaaggtgaggactcCGAGGGCTCTGCAGGAACAGTTTTGGCTGCAGAAACAACGGCCAAAACCTGTGTGTTccgtggaggtggagaagaagcacAA GAGTTCTCTGTCCACCTGCAAGTACTAcaagttttcctcggaggccaATCTGAGGCCCATAGGGAGTGCCACGGAGGCGGGGGCGGGAAGGGCGGCGAGAGGGGCTTCTCCTGCTCCCAGTGTGGCTTCAGGTGTGATAAG tggtcGGTGGGTCAGCTTCACCTCTGCAAGGATCACGCGCTGGACATGA